Genomic segment of Cytophagia bacterium CHB2:
GTTGCGGCGCGATAAATCAAAACCGGCGGCATGCCGGCGCCGCAAATGACAAGCCGCGGTCCGCTTATTCTCACCAGCAGCAACGTCATATAAATCTGGCGCAAATTTATGCGGCGCAAAGCGTGATTTGCCTGCTTGAAAAATTGTGCGAGTTCCGGCTCTTGTGCCAGCGCAATAAACAGGCTTTTCATGGCCGTCACCATGGTTCCTGCCTTGAGGCCGTGGCCGGTGGCATCGCCAAGCGCCACGGTTAAAGCGCCGTCCTCTCCGGTATGGAAATCATAATAATCGCCGCCAACTTCGGTTGCCGAT
This window contains:
- a CDS encoding serine/threonine-protein phosphatase; translated protein: SATEVGGDYYDFHTGEDGALTVALGDATGHGLKAGTMVTAMKSLFIALAQEPELAQFFKQANHALRRINLRQIYMTLLLVRISGPRLVICGAGMPPVLIYRAATRHVHEIDFKGMPLGSVPEFSYEQRKLELSPGDVIMLMSDGFTERFNPRGETLGYELAKTVLTEAAQQTAQDIIQRFVQAGEAWGSGSPQNDDTTFVVIKVKK